One window of the Chitinophaga niabensis genome contains the following:
- a CDS encoding sialate O-acetylesterase gives MNTLFAVILFLSSVSKPDPDFHLYLLVGQSNMAGRGVITAEYQNSSQPNVLMLDKEGKWVTASHPLHFDKPARAGVGPGLAFGLEMAKADPSVRIGLIPCAVGGTAIESWEPGAKDRVTEVYPYDDAVARLRTGMKNGVIKGIIWHQGEANSTPERSAGYLEKLGSLIGRLRQVAGDTSLPFVAGELGRYRDNYHLVNDQLKQLPGKVKNTALASSEGLVHKGDKTHFDAASATELGKRLAAKMIQLQKMK, from the coding sequence ATGAATACACTTTTTGCAGTAATACTATTTTTATCTTCTGTTTCAAAACCGGATCCTGATTTTCACCTTTACCTGCTGGTTGGACAGTCCAATATGGCAGGCAGGGGAGTTATCACCGCTGAATACCAAAACAGTTCACAACCCAATGTACTGATGCTGGATAAAGAGGGTAAATGGGTAACAGCATCGCATCCCCTGCATTTTGATAAACCCGCGAGGGCAGGAGTGGGTCCGGGCCTTGCATTTGGCCTGGAAATGGCGAAGGCTGATCCTTCCGTACGGATCGGGCTGATCCCCTGTGCAGTTGGTGGTACGGCGATAGAATCCTGGGAGCCCGGGGCGAAGGATCGTGTAACGGAGGTGTATCCGTATGACGATGCTGTGGCCAGGTTACGCACAGGAATGAAAAACGGTGTGATCAAAGGTATTATCTGGCACCAGGGAGAGGCCAATAGCACGCCTGAAAGATCTGCCGGTTATCTCGAAAAACTGGGATCTCTCATCGGGCGCCTGCGCCAGGTGGCAGGAGATACCAGCTTACCTTTTGTTGCAGGCGAACTGGGACGTTACCGGGATAACTATCATTTAGTGAATGACCAGCTAAAACAATTGCCGGGAAAAGTAAAGAACACAGCGCTCGCCAGTTCCGAAGGACTGGTTCACAAAGGAGATAAAACCCATTTCGATGCTGCTTCGGCTACGGAATTGGGCAAACGCCTGGCCGCAAAAATGATACAGCTACAAAAAATGAAATAA
- a CDS encoding DUF5017 domain-containing protein has protein sequence MKIRYIIAALCLVIFASCDKEGISQPAFNITGYKVTSIVDSSGNTVNQVTFSFSGEAAIISFYPGLMGSDYAHRDGRILDVKALLSSFSTTLNNGTQDNQLSVMVSSDFNGTYDIANIHAATWTDITSRFVLNTRDASASLPSGTKDIKDLVADGKPLYYAYRYICKPQAANGANSTWRIRAFSLQTETDLGVTSLATLTTADWKLVNDGTIIDAGRGAVIESSGAIRFNGNHLNKEVYTESWAISKAFRITETDMGPDRPIAIKSVINPLLSSYSFNYNTPGTYKAVFVATNASHEGEARIVREIEVTIP, from the coding sequence ATGAAAATCAGGTATATCATAGCTGCTTTGTGCCTTGTGATCTTTGCATCCTGTGATAAAGAAGGTATCAGCCAGCCGGCTTTCAACATAACCGGCTACAAGGTCACCTCTATCGTGGATTCTTCAGGTAACACGGTTAACCAGGTAACTTTCAGCTTTTCCGGTGAGGCAGCCATTATTTCTTTTTATCCCGGCCTTATGGGCAGCGATTATGCCCACCGGGATGGGCGCATTCTTGATGTAAAGGCATTGCTTTCGTCATTTTCTACCACGCTGAATAACGGAACGCAGGACAACCAGCTGTCTGTAATGGTTTCTTCGGACTTTAACGGCACTTACGACATTGCAAACATTCATGCCGCTACATGGACGGATATCACCAGCCGCTTTGTACTTAATACAAGAGATGCATCCGCATCCCTGCCTTCAGGAACGAAAGATATCAAAGACCTGGTTGCGGATGGGAAACCCCTTTATTATGCTTACCGCTACATCTGTAAACCACAGGCGGCAAACGGGGCTAATTCTACCTGGCGCATCCGCGCTTTTTCACTGCAAACAGAAACGGACCTGGGAGTTACTTCGCTTGCTACACTTACCACAGCGGACTGGAAGCTCGTCAACGATGGAACGATCATCGATGCCGGCAGAGGGGCAGTTATTGAAAGCTCCGGTGCCATCCGGTTCAATGGGAACCACTTGAACAAAGAGGTGTATACGGAGTCCTGGGCAATAAGCAAAGCATTCCGGATCACTGAAACGGATATGGGGCCGGACAGGCCTATTGCCATAAAGAGTGTCATCAATCCGCTGCTAAGCAGTTATTCTTTTAACTATAACACCCCTGGAACTTACAAGGCAGTTTTTGTTGCTACCAATGCAAGTCATGAAGGTGAGGCACGGATTGTCCGCGAAATAGAGGTGACTATTCCTTAA
- a CDS encoding sialidase family protein, with amino-acid sequence MRKKLDLLALIVIISFSACRKGADTKERINENLQSLKPDVMAMATAVHTSIKLFDGGTGGFHAYRIPSIVRTTNGTLIAICEGRADGDNDYGNINVVCKTSSNHGATWSALKTIAGATLGTWGNPTAVVDWDTGRVWLFMSWNDADHSENGSGDTDPIDTWGQRRVYLTWSDDNGATWATPVDKTSALLPPTMTWDAMGPGVGIQTAGGPHPGRLIIPARRRNIYSDDHGQTWHYQIIPAGTDEGTIVERADGTLMRNDRPGGTPWQEAKRRHISTGTIEGGFSAFTPASALPDPRCEGSIIRYAGDRSRIIFLNSASESTRYNMVARVSYNEGQTWYASRRLHNTITQEEAAALGKGGYSSMTKTADFAVGALVEQKETPSSTNSHWSIEFQKFNLTWLLDGQPEP; translated from the coding sequence ATGAGAAAAAAACTGGATCTGCTGGCTCTCATTGTAATTATAAGTTTCTCTGCATGCCGGAAAGGAGCAGATACGAAGGAACGTATCAATGAAAACCTTCAAAGCCTTAAGCCTGATGTTATGGCGATGGCAACTGCCGTACACACAAGTATTAAGCTGTTTGACGGAGGAACCGGAGGCTTTCATGCTTATCGCATTCCTTCTATTGTACGTACAACCAACGGTACGCTCATCGCTATTTGTGAAGGGAGAGCAGATGGAGATAACGATTACGGAAATATCAATGTTGTCTGTAAAACATCTTCGAACCATGGTGCAACATGGTCCGCGCTTAAAACTATTGCAGGAGCAACCCTCGGTACATGGGGGAACCCTACGGCGGTTGTTGACTGGGATACAGGCCGGGTATGGCTCTTTATGTCCTGGAACGATGCTGATCACAGCGAAAATGGCAGCGGTGATACAGACCCGATTGACACCTGGGGGCAAAGACGCGTATATTTAACATGGAGTGATGATAATGGCGCCACCTGGGCAACACCTGTTGATAAAACCAGTGCACTGTTACCTCCCACGATGACCTGGGATGCCATGGGGCCAGGTGTTGGCATACAAACTGCAGGCGGCCCCCATCCCGGCCGTTTGATCATTCCCGCCAGAAGGCGTAATATTTATAGCGATGATCATGGGCAAACATGGCACTACCAGATTATTCCTGCAGGAACGGATGAGGGTACAATTGTTGAACGGGCAGACGGCACGCTTATGCGTAACGACAGACCGGGCGGAACACCCTGGCAGGAAGCTAAGAGACGCCATATCTCCACCGGGACCATTGAAGGAGGCTTTTCAGCATTTACGCCAGCTTCTGCATTGCCTGATCCGCGATGTGAAGGTTCGATAATACGATATGCCGGAGACCGCTCCCGTATTATTTTCCTGAATTCAGCCAGTGAAAGTACCCGCTATAACATGGTTGCCCGTGTAAGCTATAATGAAGGACAGACCTGGTACGCCAGCCGGAGGCTGCACAATACCATTACGCAGGAAGAGGCGGCTGCCCTGGGAAAAGGAGGATACTCCAGCATGACTAAAACAGCTGACTTTGCCGTAGGAGCGTTAGTGGAGCAAAAAGAAACGCCTTCTTCCACAAATAGCCATTGGTCTATCGAATTTCAGAAATTTAATCTGACATGGTTGCTCGATGGCCAACCTGAACCTTGA
- a CDS encoding SusC/RagA family TonB-linked outer membrane protein has translation MYHEPTTSAGLVRIRVPVRRYFRTLMAVVLIALFLLGKAMAQRPPAVITGRVTDTKGEALVGVNIRLKNGTAATRTDTTGNFKISVPDPEKGILVFTYLGFSTTDVPVRGRAKISVSLEPDVTGLNEVVILGYGSAAKKDLTGSVAQVRVEDLQKAPVLSFDQALAGRVAGVQVSSNDGQPGAEGINIVVRGANSLSQSNSPLYVIDGFPMEDPQNMSLNPEDIKTINILKDASATAIYGARGANGVVVIETKRGKTGLASVTATATFGFQDVTKQMAMMTPFDFVRYQFERDDQTTTDTYLTNGLTLEDYKRTSGINWQDRLFRQASMQVYNVALRGGNDKTKYAVSGSVSDQEGIMINSGLNRYQGRFVLDQAVSKKVNVGINVNYSRFGSYGQIASGANAGNGASAYLLYSVWGSRPVSGKSLNPETDDLGEDLIDEDIDQTMDYRVNPIKSVENEIRKSVSNNLIANAYLTYDITPELKLRITGGVENLIRKNTSFYNSQTSRGTPLFPNNTRGQFGSVSYAERSSWLNENTLTWTKKINRNNRVEILGGFTLQGANAEGYGFLSQNVPNESLGVAGLEQGIPGSTSSSASESKLSSFLSRVNYSYRSRYLVTASFRADGSSKFSPENRWAYFPSAAFAWRVKEERFMKSLKFISEAKFRTSYGVTGNNRVSDFATLPALTSPIGASYSFNNGSPSTGVIQSSLGNSRLKWENTTQIDVGLDLGFLDNRIMLNADVYRKTTSDLLLNASLPTTTGFSNVFKNIGEVRNEGLELTLTTINVRSNSFSWNSDINISFNRNKVMGLAENQDNLLSTIGWENSFNTVPLYMASLNGPAAMFFGYLSDGLYQVDDFDQSASGAYTLKLSEPTNGMARYRIQPGDIRYKDVNLDGVVDEKDRVVIGRVLPEHSGGFNNNFSYKGFDLNIFFQWSYGNQIYNANRMMFEGNVNNKANLNQYASYNNRWTPDNQDSKMFRTGGAGPAGYYTDYYLEDGSYLRLKTIALAYTIPAKLLAPTFVKSLSATISAQNIYTWTKYSGMDPEVSVRNSALTPGFDYSAYPRARTLVFGIRAGF, from the coding sequence ATGTACCATGAACCAACTACTTCTGCGGGTTTAGTCCGCATCCGTGTACCTGTACGCCGCTATTTCAGAACATTGATGGCTGTAGTGCTCATCGCATTATTCCTGCTGGGGAAGGCCATGGCGCAACGCCCGCCTGCTGTTATAACAGGGCGCGTAACAGACACCAAAGGCGAAGCATTGGTGGGTGTAAACATCAGGCTTAAAAATGGAACAGCCGCAACACGCACGGATACTACAGGCAATTTTAAGATCAGCGTTCCTGATCCTGAAAAGGGGATCCTTGTTTTTACTTACCTGGGTTTCAGTACTACTGATGTACCTGTCAGGGGGCGCGCAAAGATCTCCGTTTCACTTGAGCCGGATGTTACCGGCCTCAACGAAGTAGTGATACTCGGTTATGGAAGCGCAGCTAAAAAGGATCTGACCGGCTCTGTTGCCCAGGTGCGTGTGGAGGATCTGCAGAAGGCGCCGGTGTTATCATTCGATCAGGCGCTTGCAGGAAGGGTGGCAGGTGTGCAGGTATCGTCTAATGACGGGCAGCCCGGAGCGGAAGGTATCAACATCGTTGTCCGCGGTGCAAACTCTTTGTCGCAAAGCAATTCACCGCTTTATGTGATAGATGGTTTCCCGATGGAAGATCCGCAGAATATGTCCCTCAATCCGGAAGATATCAAAACAATCAATATACTGAAGGATGCCTCTGCTACTGCGATCTACGGTGCGAGAGGCGCGAATGGTGTTGTGGTGATTGAAACGAAACGTGGTAAAACCGGCCTGGCATCCGTTACAGCAACTGCAACTTTTGGTTTCCAGGATGTGACCAAACAGATGGCTATGATGACCCCCTTTGATTTTGTACGTTATCAGTTCGAGCGGGACGATCAAACCACCACCGATACGTATCTCACAAACGGCTTAACGCTTGAGGACTATAAACGCACTTCCGGCATCAACTGGCAGGACCGCTTGTTCCGGCAGGCATCTATGCAGGTTTACAATGTTGCACTCCGCGGCGGTAACGACAAAACAAAATATGCTGTTTCAGGTTCCGTCTCAGACCAGGAAGGGATAATGATAAATTCCGGCCTGAACCGTTACCAGGGCCGCTTTGTTTTGGACCAGGCAGTGAGCAAAAAGGTGAACGTAGGTATCAATGTAAATTATAGCCGGTTTGGCAGTTACGGGCAGATTGCCTCCGGGGCAAATGCCGGAAACGGCGCAAGTGCGTACCTGCTATATTCCGTTTGGGGATCCCGCCCTGTGTCCGGAAAGAGCCTGAACCCGGAAACTGATGACCTTGGTGAAGATCTGATTGACGAGGATATTGATCAAACGATGGATTACCGGGTCAACCCGATCAAATCGGTGGAGAACGAGATCAGGAAATCGGTGTCAAATAATCTTATCGCCAATGCTTATCTCACATATGATATCACGCCGGAATTGAAACTGCGGATAACCGGAGGTGTAGAGAACCTTATCCGGAAAAACACAAGCTTCTATAATTCTCAAACTTCCCGTGGTACGCCGCTATTCCCTAATAACACGCGCGGTCAGTTCGGCAGCGTTAGTTATGCTGAAAGAAGCAGCTGGCTAAATGAAAACACGCTGACGTGGACTAAAAAGATCAACCGGAACAATCGCGTGGAAATTCTGGGAGGTTTTACCTTGCAGGGTGCAAATGCTGAAGGCTATGGTTTCCTGTCGCAGAATGTACCTAATGAATCGCTTGGTGTTGCCGGCCTTGAGCAGGGAATTCCGGGATCAACATCTTCATCAGCATCAGAAAGCAAGCTCAGTTCGTTCCTCAGCCGGGTGAACTACAGCTACCGTTCCCGGTACCTGGTTACAGCGAGTTTCCGGGCAGACGGTTCATCAAAGTTTTCTCCCGAAAACCGCTGGGCCTATTTCCCATCTGCAGCTTTTGCCTGGAGAGTGAAGGAGGAACGCTTTATGAAGTCATTGAAATTTATCTCTGAGGCGAAGTTTAGAACCAGTTATGGCGTGACAGGAAATAACCGGGTAAGCGATTTCGCCACCTTGCCGGCGCTGACCAGCCCAATAGGAGCTTCGTATTCATTCAATAACGGAAGCCCTTCCACCGGCGTTATCCAGTCGTCTTTAGGCAACTCCAGACTAAAATGGGAAAATACTACCCAGATCGATGTGGGCCTGGACCTGGGATTTCTGGATAACAGGATAATGTTAAACGCAGACGTATATCGCAAAACTACTTCCGATCTGTTGCTGAATGCCAGCCTCCCAACAACCACTGGTTTTTCCAACGTTTTCAAAAATATAGGAGAGGTACGCAACGAAGGTCTTGAATTAACACTAACTACAATTAACGTCAGGTCTAATTCATTTTCCTGGAACAGTGATATCAATATCAGCTTCAACCGGAATAAGGTGATGGGGCTTGCTGAAAACCAGGATAATTTACTTAGCACAATAGGATGGGAAAACAGCTTTAATACAGTACCCCTTTATATGGCTTCCCTCAACGGACCGGCAGCAATGTTCTTCGGGTATCTTTCTGATGGTCTATACCAGGTAGATGATTTCGATCAATCGGCCAGCGGTGCATATACACTCAAATTGTCCGAACCCACGAATGGAATGGCGAGATACCGTATCCAGCCTGGTGATATCCGATATAAGGATGTCAATCTCGATGGAGTGGTGGATGAAAAGGACAGGGTTGTCATCGGACGTGTGCTGCCTGAACATTCGGGAGGTTTCAACAATAACTTCAGCTACAAGGGCTTTGACCTGAATATATTCTTTCAATGGTCGTACGGGAACCAGATCTACAATGCCAACCGGATGATGTTCGAAGGCAACGTTAACAACAAGGCCAATTTGAATCAATATGCTTCTTACAACAACCGGTGGACGCCGGATAACCAGGATAGCAAAATGTTCCGCACCGGGGGAGCAGGCCCGGCAGGTTATTATACGGACTACTACCTGGAGGACGGATCCTATCTGCGGCTCAAGACCATTGCGCTTGCATATACTATCCCTGCCAAACTGCTGGCGCCAACCTTCGTGAAAAGTTTATCGGCCACCATTTCAGCGCAGAACATATATACCTGGACGAAGTATTCCGGTATGGACCCGGAGGTTTCTGTACGGAACTCCGCACTGACGCCGGGATTTGATTATTCTGCTTATCCACGGGCCCGGACGCTGGTTTTCGGCATCAGGGCTGGTTTTTAG
- a CDS encoding sialate O-acetylesterase, whose amino-acid sequence MKRIKACIALVLMMNTVVSAKVILPAVISHNMVLQQKTNAALWGKARPAAKVKITTGWNGKMYTALVGKDSLWRVSVSTPAAGGPFNITFDDGEKLVLKNILIGEVWVCSGQSNMAMPVKGYRNQPVEGSNDLLVNAKNPHIRLFQVTRQFSDQVQFDAKVRNWEEADVESVSEMSAVGYMFAKIIQQRLNVPVGIILTAWGGTRIEAWMSAPGLQAFPSVKIPASGAAVKLNQNSPAVLYNAMINPIVGFSIKGVLWYQGEANRKNSREYAQMMQAMVTDWRKRWNCGDWPFYYAQIAPFKYDGDNISAYLREAQLQALKLIPNAAMAVTADAGREFSIHPPDKMTVSKRLAYCALARDYGISQLPYQGPVYKAIKINKDTVDLTFEHAENGLYAGAKPLTLFEVAGEDKVFYAAGAKITSTGIRLHSDQVKVPVAVRYAFKDWFSGELFNNEGLPASPFRTDNW is encoded by the coding sequence ATGAAACGGATAAAAGCATGTATTGCTCTTGTGTTGATGATGAATACGGTGGTCAGCGCTAAGGTAATTCTTCCGGCTGTCATCAGCCACAACATGGTGCTACAGCAAAAAACGAATGCCGCGCTTTGGGGAAAGGCGCGCCCTGCAGCGAAGGTGAAGATCACAACCGGCTGGAATGGAAAAATGTATACTGCCCTTGTTGGGAAAGACAGTCTTTGGCGTGTTTCAGTAAGTACTCCCGCAGCCGGTGGCCCCTTCAATATCACCTTCGACGATGGTGAAAAACTGGTATTGAAGAACATACTTATCGGGGAGGTTTGGGTTTGCTCTGGTCAGTCCAATATGGCCATGCCCGTTAAAGGATATCGCAACCAGCCTGTAGAGGGTTCAAACGATCTTTTGGTAAATGCGAAGAATCCTCATATCCGCCTGTTCCAGGTTACACGCCAGTTTTCTGACCAGGTTCAGTTTGATGCAAAGGTACGTAACTGGGAGGAAGCGGATGTAGAAAGCGTGAGCGAAATGAGTGCTGTGGGTTATATGTTTGCAAAGATCATTCAGCAGCGTCTTAACGTGCCTGTGGGTATTATTCTTACTGCATGGGGCGGAACCCGCATTGAGGCATGGATGAGCGCTCCCGGTTTGCAGGCCTTTCCTTCAGTTAAGATCCCCGCTTCCGGTGCTGCAGTAAAACTAAACCAGAATAGCCCTGCTGTGCTCTATAATGCAATGATCAACCCTATTGTTGGTTTTAGTATCAAAGGAGTTTTATGGTACCAGGGAGAAGCTAACCGGAAAAATTCCCGGGAGTATGCGCAGATGATGCAGGCCATGGTAACCGACTGGCGTAAACGCTGGAATTGCGGAGATTGGCCGTTCTATTATGCACAGATCGCTCCGTTTAAATATGATGGAGATAACATATCAGCTTATCTCAGGGAAGCGCAATTGCAGGCGTTGAAGCTGATCCCTAACGCTGCTATGGCGGTAACAGCGGATGCAGGTAGAGAATTTTCGATCCATCCACCGGATAAAATGACGGTTAGCAAGCGCCTGGCTTACTGCGCACTGGCACGGGATTATGGGATCAGCCAGCTTCCATACCAGGGGCCGGTTTACAAGGCGATAAAAATCAATAAGGACACTGTTGATCTTACTTTTGAACATGCTGAAAATGGCCTTTATGCCGGAGCGAAACCACTTACATTATTTGAAGTAGCAGGTGAGGATAAAGTCTTTTATGCTGCCGGGGCCAAAATAACGTCAACCGGTATCCGCCTGCATTCAGACCAGGTGAAAGTTCCGGTAGCAGTGCGGTATGCTTTTAAAGACTGGTTCTCAGGTGAGCTTTTCAATAATGAAGGTTTGCCAGCCTCTCCATTCCGTACAGACAATTGGTAA
- a CDS encoding RagB/SusD family nutrient uptake outer membrane protein, which yields MKAKYIYLLALVLVTQGSCKKFLETKPSDFLAPETYYNTEKELTYALTGIYDVLGSSDLYGDNVFYHFDITDEGVYGHAGVTAGVQVYNFSSSDPIVASTWETLYNGIGRANLLLENIDRPVMDEAKRKVIKGEALFLRGYYYFLLAQMWGDVPLILNTTTSPDDTQRPRTPLADVYKQVLADLKEAETLVQPIKTLGFGGRANKSAVRGMLARVCLYMAGYPLNDKAKYTDARDWAKKVMDDGEAGHALNNSYDQVFINLAADKYDIKESLFEVEFWGNRSDAYTESGRLGSRNGIRCTNVDTGYSLGRINATPRFYNRYQPLDERRDWNIAPYIYGGTNNAVREYWPESNTWQRSCGKYRRMYEVLLPKSTSFTPINYPVMRYADVLLMFAEADNELNAVPSAEAINAVNLVRRRAFGKNIHGENLSTITVANGGSGYSSTNLPVITITGGGGSGATARATVSGGRITAITITNRGAFYTTAPTVTITGGGGTGASAVAVITTPGDADVTPGDYSSQNNFRAFLHDERSRELCFEGLRKGDLIRWQEFIEEMRAAGTEINQIAASAYKFESRAGLNVSEKNYLFPVPTNEMSLNRALVQNPGW from the coding sequence ATGAAAGCTAAATACATATATCTTCTGGCATTAGTCCTGGTAACTCAGGGTTCCTGTAAAAAGTTCCTTGAAACTAAACCCAGCGATTTTCTGGCCCCTGAAACATACTATAACACAGAGAAGGAACTTACGTATGCGCTCACCGGCATATACGATGTGCTGGGCAGTTCTGATCTTTATGGTGACAATGTGTTCTACCACTTCGATATCACGGATGAAGGAGTATACGGTCACGCTGGTGTTACAGCGGGTGTACAGGTATACAATTTTTCCAGTTCGGATCCGATTGTAGCCAGTACATGGGAAACGCTCTACAATGGTATTGGGCGTGCCAATCTGCTTCTTGAAAATATAGACCGGCCGGTGATGGATGAGGCTAAAAGGAAAGTGATCAAAGGCGAAGCACTTTTCCTTCGCGGTTATTATTATTTTTTATTGGCGCAGATGTGGGGGGATGTGCCACTGATCCTCAACACAACCACTTCCCCTGATGATACGCAACGGCCGCGTACTCCGCTTGCGGATGTTTACAAACAGGTCCTTGCGGACCTCAAAGAAGCAGAAACACTTGTACAGCCCATCAAAACGCTGGGTTTCGGCGGGCGGGCAAATAAGTCTGCCGTACGTGGAATGCTTGCGCGGGTATGCCTTTATATGGCAGGTTATCCCCTGAATGATAAGGCGAAATATACCGATGCACGCGATTGGGCCAAAAAGGTGATGGATGATGGGGAGGCTGGCCATGCCCTGAATAACTCCTATGACCAGGTATTTATCAATCTTGCTGCAGACAAGTACGACATAAAGGAAAGCCTGTTCGAAGTTGAATTCTGGGGAAACCGTTCAGATGCCTATACGGAAAGCGGCCGCCTTGGTTCCCGGAACGGCATCCGTTGTACAAACGTGGATACAGGCTACAGCCTTGGACGTATTAATGCAACGCCGCGTTTCTACAACAGATATCAGCCGCTCGATGAGCGCCGGGACTGGAATATTGCACCCTATATCTACGGTGGTACGAACAATGCTGTGAGGGAATACTGGCCGGAGAGCAATACCTGGCAGCGAAGCTGTGGCAAATACCGGCGGATGTATGAAGTACTCCTGCCAAAGAGTACCAGTTTTACACCGATCAATTACCCGGTCATGCGTTATGCAGATGTTCTGCTGATGTTTGCAGAAGCGGATAACGAGCTGAATGCAGTACCCTCAGCAGAAGCGATCAATGCGGTGAATCTTGTAAGGCGGAGAGCATTTGGTAAAAATATTCATGGAGAAAACCTGAGCACGATAACTGTTGCAAATGGCGGCAGCGGTTATTCCTCCACAAATCTTCCGGTTATTACGATAACAGGCGGCGGTGGCAGCGGTGCAACTGCACGTGCAACGGTTTCCGGTGGCAGGATAACTGCGATCACTATAACGAACCGCGGTGCTTTCTATACCACTGCTCCAACTGTTACGATAACAGGCGGAGGCGGAACCGGAGCGAGTGCAGTTGCAGTGATCACCACTCCCGGCGATGCAGATGTAACGCCGGGCGATTACAGCTCGCAGAACAACTTCCGCGCCTTCCTGCACGATGAACGCAGCAGGGAATTATGCTTTGAAGGCCTGAGAAAAGGAGATCTCATCCGCTGGCAGGAGTTCATTGAAGAGATGCGTGCAGCAGGTACGGAGATCAACCAGATTGCCGCATCGGCCTACAAATTTGAATCAAGGGCAGGGCTTAACGTTTCAGAGAAAAATTATCTGTTCCCCGTTCCAACTAATGAGATGTCGCTTAACCGCGCGCTCGTTCAGAATCCGGGATGGTAA